A genome region from Carya illinoinensis cultivar Pawnee chromosome 2, C.illinoinensisPawnee_v1, whole genome shotgun sequence includes the following:
- the LOC122301267 gene encoding uncharacterized protein LOC122301267 yields MVFPAAGGGDGGWADMRSFASQVLRGRWLMVFATFILMSVSGASYSFGLYSNDIKSTLGYDQSTLNLLSFFKDLGSNVGLVSGLINEITPTWVVLSVGAAFSFCGYFMLWLAVTQKIARPKVWHMCFYIFIGGNAHTFTNTGALITCVKNFPESRGVVIGVSNGYLSLSTAIMTQFYHAFYGDDTKSLIFLMASLPMAISFIFIRVIRIIKGARQPKETKVFYQFLYISLSLAGFLLIMIIVQKINIVKFTQSAYGGSVAGVLFLLFLPLAVVIKQEYMLWKSSNKATNDRSPSTRTSEIEKQNRETPPSEKALPFTSATLSQPNASAENQDSCWKTMFQKVERGEDHTILQAVFSIDMFLLFLATTCGLGGTLTVMDNLGQLGLSFGYSRGDISIFASLMSIWIYFGKILGGVVSEILLTKYKFPRTLMLTLVLLLSCAGFLLIAFSPPYALYIASIIIGFCFGAQWPLIFAIISELFGLKYYSTLYNFGVVASPVGSFLLNVKTTGYLYDREAKKQLAALGLERKPGEELNCVGGDCFKLPFILITAVTLFGTLVSLILVLRTSNFYKSDIYKKFREQVKVAEAGQVMADKNGVGLPKVNESQNTV; encoded by the coding sequence ATGGTGTTTCCTGCTGCAGGAGGAGGCGATGGTGGTTGGGCAGACATGAGGAGCTTCGCTTCCCAGGTGCTCAGGGGGCGTTGGCTCATGGTGTTTGCAACATTTATACTGATGTCCGTCTCCGGCGCGAGCTACTCGTTCGGCCTTTACTCCAATGATATCAAATCCACACTCGGCTACGACCAATCCACCCTCAATTTGCTTAGCTTCTTCAAGGACTTGGGCTCCAACGTCGGCCTCGTTTCAGGCCTAATCAACGAGATCACACCCACCTGGGTTGTCTTATCTGTGGGTGCAGCTTTCAGTTTTTGTGGGTACTTCATGCTATGGCTCGCCGTGACCCAAAAAATTGCTCGGCCAAAAGTCTGGCATATGTGCTTTTACATCTTCATCGGGGGAAATGCCCATACCTTCACCAACACTGGAGCCCTCATCACCTGCGTTAAGAACTTCCCAGAAAGCCGTGGTGTCGTGATCGGCGTGAGTAACGGTTATCTCAGTCTGAGTACCGCAATTATGACGCAGTTTTACCACGCCTTCTATGGCGACGACACTAAGTCTTTGATTTTCCTAATGGCATCTCTTCCAATGGCTATATCCTTCATTTTTATTCGAGTCATCAGAATAATTAAGGGTGCTCGGCAACCTAAGGAGACCAAAGTTTTCTATCAGTTCCTCTATATTTCACTCAGTCTTGCTGGGTTTTTGCTGATTATGATCATCGTACAGAAGATTAATATTGTCAAATTCACGCAAAGCGCATACGGTGGTAGTGTCGCCGGTGTGCTTTTCTTGCTCTTTCTCCCACTTGCTGTCGTTATTAAGCAAGAGTATATGCTTTGGAAGAGCAGTAACAAAGCTACCAATGATCGTTCACCTTCTACGAGGACCTCTGAGATTGAGAAACAAAACCGTGAGACGCCTCCATCTGAAAAAGCACTACCATTTACTTCAGCAACCCTTTCGCAACCGAATGCAAGTGCAGAAAATCAAGATTCCTGCTGGAAGACCATGTTTCAGAAGGTAGAAAGAGGGGAGGACCACACCATACTCCAAGCGGTTTTCAGCATCGATATGTTCCTGCTGTTCTTGGCTACAACTTGTGGCCTGGGGGGCACATTAACGGTGATGGACAACTTGGGACAGCTCGGACTTTCCTTCGGATATTCGCGTGGAGATATCAGCATATTTGCTTCCCTTATGAGCATATGGATATACTTCGGAAAGATCCTCGGAGGTGTGGTGTCTGAAATCCTTTTAACCAAGTACAAGTTCCCTCGTACTCTCATGCTCACTCTAGTCCTTTTATTATCCTGTGCTGGGTTTCTTCTGATCGCATTCAGCCCTCCTTACGCACTTTACATTGCATCAATCATAATTGGGTTTTGTTTCGGAGCACAATGGCCTCTAATTTTCGCCATAATCTCTGAACTTTTTGGCCTGAAGTACTACTCCACTCTGTACAATTTCGGGGTAGTGGCTAGCCCAGTTGGGTCCTTTTTGCTCAATGTGAAGACAACAGGGTATTTATACGATAGGGAGGCTAAGAAGCAACTGGCAGCGTTGGGGCTCGAGAGAAAGCCTGGGGAGGAACTAAATTGTGTCGGGGGTGATTGCTTTAAACTGCCTTTCATTCTTATTACTGCCGTGACCTTGTTTGGGACGCTTGTTTCGCTTATTTTGGTGCTTAGGACGTCGAACTTTTATAAGAGTGACATATATAAGAAGTTCCGAGAACAGGTAAAAGTGGCCGAGGCCGGACAGGTGATGGCCGACAAAAATGGAGTTGGATTGCCAAAGGTGAACGAAAGCCAGAATACTGTCTAA
- the LOC122301266 gene encoding shugoshin-1-like isoform X2, whose translation MDVAIVLDSDICVVGNDRIKGAKGPKIGSAPRKRLADISNSQQQPKPVNQDVNQLPISLTTKEFIEKLQKENMILMRLVAERNKIIELSRIELQKLRISLQKVQQQNLQLAQANSQMLAELNSGKDRLKALQHELGCKNGLLKAQRLDSEIKAKRVMHQNLRNEVGKTKHDEGGESAQTARGDSNTCHNNRRRRQSKNQSLGPTTGNQINTKETVENKSHCLRRQSARFKSEEPEPSEDFFVTDRASGPTTLKPVLVKQDIGNKRQSARFKSEEPEQNEDLFEIDDAKFPASPPVDDVHDSSQMPSGLPVKKEDAGNTAIRVEAQETRRSSVGRPLRRAVEKVQSYKEIPLRMKMRRQE comes from the exons ATGGACGTTGCCATTGTACTTGATTCAGACATTTGCGTGGTTGGAA ATGATAGGATAAAAGGAGCAAAGGGACCCAAAATTGGAAGTGCTCCAAGGAAAAGGCTTGCTGACATAAGCAACTCGCAGCAGCAGCCTAAACCGGTAAACCAAGATGTGAATCAGCTGCCCATTTCGCTTACGACTAAAGAGTTTATTGAAAAGCTTCAGAAG GAAAACATGATACTGATGAGGCTTGTTGCAGAAAGAAA CAAAATTATTGAACTGAGCAGAATCGAGTTACAGAAACTGAGAATCAGTTTGCAGAAAGTGCAGCAGCAGAATTTGCAACTTGCCCAAGCAAACAGTCAGATGTTGGCG GAGCTTAATTCAGGTAAAGATAGG ctAAAAGCACTTCAGCATGAGCTTGGATGCAAAAATGGCTTGCTCAAAGCACAAAGACTGGACTCGGAG ATCAAAGCGAAAAGAGTAATGCATCAAAATTTGAGAAATGAG GTAGGTAAAACTAAACACGATGAGGGAGGGGAATCTGCTCAAACAGCTAGGGGGGACTCTAATACTTGTCATAACAACAGAAGAAGACGGCAATCCAAAAATCAAT CTTTGGGTCCCACCACCGGAAATCAAATCAATACTAAAGAGACTGTTGAAAATAAGAG CCATTGTTTGAGAAGGCAATCTGCAAGGTTCAAATCTGAAGAACCAGAGCCAAGTGAAGATTTTTTTGTGACGGATAGGGCTTCGGGTCCTACCACACTTAAACCAGTCCTTGTTAAACAGGATATAGGAAATAAGAG GCAATCTGCAAGGTTTAAATCCGAGGAACCAGAACAAAATGAAGATTTGTTTGAGATAGATGATGCTAAATTCCCTGCATCTCCTCCAGTTGATGATGTGCATGACAGCAGTCAAATGCCATCAGGATTGCCAGTCAAAAAAGAAGACGCAGGAAATACCGCCATTAGAGTTGAAGCTCAAGAAACTCGAAGATCATCTGTTGGAAGGCCATTGCGCCGAGCAGTTGAGAAGGTTCAGTCCTACAAGGAAATTCCTCTCAGGATGAAGATGCGCCGACAGGAGTGA
- the LOC122301266 gene encoding SHUGOSHIN 1-like isoform X1, with product MDVAIVLDSDICVVGNDRIKGAKGPKIGSAPRKRLADISNSQQQPKPVNQDVNQLPISLTTKEFIEKLQKENMILMRLVAERNKIIELSRIELQKLRISLQKVQQQNLQLAQANSQMLAELNSGKDRLKALQHELGCKNGLLKAQRLDSEIKAKRVMHQNLRNEVGKTKHDEGGESAQTARGDSNTCHNNRRRRQSKNQSLGPTTGNQINTKETVENKSHCLRRQSARFKSEEPEPSEDFFVTDRASGPTTLKPVLVKQDIGNKRHCLRRQSARFKSEEPEQNEDLFEIDDAKFPASPPVDDVHDSSQMPSGLPVKKEDAGNTAIRVEAQETRRSSVGRPLRRAVEKVQSYKEIPLRMKMRRQE from the exons ATGGACGTTGCCATTGTACTTGATTCAGACATTTGCGTGGTTGGAA ATGATAGGATAAAAGGAGCAAAGGGACCCAAAATTGGAAGTGCTCCAAGGAAAAGGCTTGCTGACATAAGCAACTCGCAGCAGCAGCCTAAACCGGTAAACCAAGATGTGAATCAGCTGCCCATTTCGCTTACGACTAAAGAGTTTATTGAAAAGCTTCAGAAG GAAAACATGATACTGATGAGGCTTGTTGCAGAAAGAAA CAAAATTATTGAACTGAGCAGAATCGAGTTACAGAAACTGAGAATCAGTTTGCAGAAAGTGCAGCAGCAGAATTTGCAACTTGCCCAAGCAAACAGTCAGATGTTGGCG GAGCTTAATTCAGGTAAAGATAGG ctAAAAGCACTTCAGCATGAGCTTGGATGCAAAAATGGCTTGCTCAAAGCACAAAGACTGGACTCGGAG ATCAAAGCGAAAAGAGTAATGCATCAAAATTTGAGAAATGAG GTAGGTAAAACTAAACACGATGAGGGAGGGGAATCTGCTCAAACAGCTAGGGGGGACTCTAATACTTGTCATAACAACAGAAGAAGACGGCAATCCAAAAATCAAT CTTTGGGTCCCACCACCGGAAATCAAATCAATACTAAAGAGACTGTTGAAAATAAGAG CCATTGTTTGAGAAGGCAATCTGCAAGGTTCAAATCTGAAGAACCAGAGCCAAGTGAAGATTTTTTTGTGACGGATAGGGCTTCGGGTCCTACCACACTTAAACCAGTCCTTGTTAAACAGGATATAGGAAATAAGAG GCATTGTTTGAGAAGGCAATCTGCAAGGTTTAAATCCGAGGAACCAGAACAAAATGAAGATTTGTTTGAGATAGATGATGCTAAATTCCCTGCATCTCCTCCAGTTGATGATGTGCATGACAGCAGTCAAATGCCATCAGGATTGCCAGTCAAAAAAGAAGACGCAGGAAATACCGCCATTAGAGTTGAAGCTCAAGAAACTCGAAGATCATCTGTTGGAAGGCCATTGCGCCGAGCAGTTGAGAAGGTTCAGTCCTACAAGGAAATTCCTCTCAGGATGAAGATGCGCCGACAGGAGTGA
- the LOC122301265 gene encoding uncharacterized protein LOC122301265, translating to MEVQCSPLGWEFCYQDDRGVEELRHSLLYTTLELETTLVAAKEEITRREYELIHLKDLLSRTIKERDEARARCHKLMLEKLVLQQQQQQLEEQQLAASNIEDESKGTDSSKHSISSDCHGNIMSSPETDPISQPLPQAALQLVSEKPLPEKGKLLQAVIEAGPLLQNLLLAGPLPRWQHPPPQLNSIEIPPVSISSPSPRPARQDSCISFNSCFINISNAL from the exons ATGGAGGTTCAATGTAGTCCTCTTGGATGGGAATTCTGCTACCAAGATGATCGG GGAGTTGAAGAGTTAAGACATTCTCTCTTGTACACAACCTTGGAGTTAGAGACAACACTTGTAGCAGCTAAGGAGGAGATCACAAGAAGAGAATATGAGCTGATCCATCTCAAAGATCTTTTGAGCAGGACCATCAAAGAGAGAGATGAAGCGCGCGCAAGATGCCATAAGCTAATGTTGGAGAAACTCGTGCTtcaacagcagcagcaacaacTAGAAGAGCAGCAACTAGCTGCTTCAAACATTGAAGATGAATCAAAAGGCACCGACTCTAGCAAGCATTCTATCTCTTCTGACTGCCATGGAAACATCATGTCCTCTCCAGAAACTGACCCAATTTCACAACCGCTGCCACAAGCCGCCTTGCAATTAGTATCTGAGAAGCCATTGCCAGAAAAAGGGAAGCTCCTGCAGGCAGTGATAGAAGCTGGACCACTCCTGCAAAACCTCCTTCTGGCTGGACCACTCCCTCGGTGGCAGCACCCACCTCCCCAACTTAACTCCATTGAGATTCCACCAGTGTCTATTTCTTCCCCATCACCACGTCCTGCACGCCAAGATTCTTGCATTAGTTTCAATAGTTGTTTTATTAACATATCTAATGCTCTGTGA
- the LOC122301268 gene encoding probable pectate lyase 18 — protein sequence MPLPTTCILFICFFLSSPSFLTKATLNLTLPHQHPDPEAVVQEVQRSVNVSLSRRQMLSLQGKGQRSTCLTGNPIDDCWRCDSNWQKNRQRFADCAIGFGRNALGGKGGQIYIVTDSSDRDPANPVPGTLRHAVVQEEPLWIVFAADMTIQLKHELIVNSYKTIDGRGANVHIVGNGCITLQYVSNVIIHNIHVHHCKPSGNTNIRSSPTHVGWRGKSDGDGISISGARLIWIDHCSLSYCTDGLIDAIMGSTGITISNNYFSHHNDVMLLGHNDRYALDSGMQITIAFNHFGDALVQRMPRCRRGYIHVVNNDFTQWEMYAIGGSANPTINSQGNRYNAPPDQNAKEVTKRVDTDQNEWTSWNWRSEGDIMVNGAFFVPSGAGLGPQYAMASSVEPKAAGLIDQLTMNAGVLGGPRESSQGMSYPGYNGGGASTGTTYSGNSGSGGDGDNFGMIFGGGAMAAAPPAAPSSTSIILPLAIILIWHTTTDLHLLLSFPLLLAL from the exons ATGCCGCTTCCAACCACCTGCATTCTATTCATATGTTTCTTCTTAAGCTCTCCGTCCTTCCTCACCAAAGCTACCCTCAATCTCACACTCCCTCACCAACACCCCGACCCTGAAGCTGTTGTTCAAGAAGTTCAAAG GAGCGTCAATGTCTCTCTCTCCCGGAGACAAATGCTCTCTCTACAAGGAAAGGGCCAACGTTCCACATGCCTCACCGGCAACCCCATCGACGATTGTTGGCGCTGCGATTCAAACTGGCAAAAAAACCGCCAAAGGTTCGCCGACTGCGCCATTGGATTCGGACGTAACGCCCTCGGTGGTAAAGGAGGTCAGATCTACATAGTCACCGACTCGTCGGACCGTGACCCGGCTAATCCGGTCCCCGGTACCCTTCGCCACGCCGTGGTCCAAGAAGAACCTCTCTG GATTGTATTCGCTGCGGACATGACCATACAGCTGAAACACGAGCTGATAGTCAATAGCTACAAGACGATCGACGGTCGCGGTGCGAACGTCCACATCGTGGGTAACGGGTGCATCACGCTGCAGTACGTGTCTAACGTCATCATCCACAACATCCACGTTCACCACTGCAAGCCATCGGGGAACACGAATATACGGTCATCTCCGACGCACGTCGGGTGGAGGGGGAAATCGGACGGCGACGGGATATCCATATCCGGAGCGCGACTGATCTGGATCGATCACTGCTCCTTGTCGTACTGCACGGACGGCTTGATCGACGCGATAATGGGGTCGACGGGAATCACCATCTCCAACAACTATTTCTCGCACCACAACGACGTGATGCTGCTGGGCCACAACGATCGCTACGCCTTGGACTCGGGCATGCAGATCACCATAGCGTTCAATCATTTCGGCGACGCGCTGGTGCAGCGTATGCCTCGGTGCAGACGGGGGTACATACACGTCGTCAACAACGATTTTACGCAGTGGGAGATGTATGCCATCGGGGGTAGTGCTAACCCCACCATTAATAGTCAGGGTAATCGGTATAATGCTCCGCCGGACCAAAACGCCAAGGAG GTGACGAAGCGCGTGGACACAGACCAGAATGAGTGGACGTCCTGGAACTGGAGGTCGGAGGGGGACATAATGGTAAATGGGGCGTTCTTTGTGCCATCAGGGGCAGGCCTCGGCCCCCAGTACGCCATGGCCTCCAGTGTGGAGCCCAAGGCCGCTGGGCTAATCGACCAGCTCACTATGAACGCTGGTGTTCTTGGTGGGCCCAG GGAGAGCAGTCAGGGCATGTCATACCCAGGATACAATGGTGGTGGGGCCAGCACGGGAACCACCTACAGTGGAAATTCTGGATCCGGTGGTGATGGAGACAACTTTGGAATGATATTTGGGGGCGGCGCCATGGCAGCCGCACCACCTGCAGCCCCATCTTCTACTTCAATCATTTTACcccttgcaattattttaatttggcaCACTACCACAGATCTTCATCTCCTATTATCGTTTCCCTTATTATTGGCATTATGA
- the LOC122301264 gene encoding zinc finger protein ZAT5-like, with protein MEAQEEAVIVMGSKENTHIVKGKRTKRQRPQSPIPFAMISTANSPTGEGGAGAGGGLDGEKNCNIIDTINDDNTSFSPATSTELLQDSTTEEEEDMANCLILLAQGQTRPETPKQVEEDHGGGGGDAYKFNSRRFLEAAATGTGKAGYYVYECKTCKRTFPSFQALGGHRASHKKPKAMAAAEERERSSKQFLLSSDDDQEAQSKKNDLISSLSLQLSSSSRGLGSNNNRSKVHECSVCGAEFTSGQALGGHMRRHRAPNMGTNTTLSFTSPSLALEPDHHDQETKKPRQMLSLDLDLNLPAPEDDHREPKFPFATKQQQQKQQQQPQQQQQPLVFSARTLVDCHY; from the coding sequence aTGGAGGCTCAAGAAGAAGCTGTCATCGTCATGGGGTCTAAGGAGAATACCCACATCGTCAAAGGGAAGCGCACCAAGCGCCAGAGGCCACAATCACCTATCCCTTTTGCCATGATCAGTACTGCTAATTCACCGACTGGAGAAGGAGGCGCTGGGGCTGGTGGAGGTCTCGATGGTGAAAAGAACTGCAACATAATAGATACCATTAACGATGACAACACCAGCTTCTCGCCGGCCACTTCCACTGAATTACTACAAGATAGCACTACCGAGGAAGAAGAGGACATGGCCAATTGCCTAATCCTTCTTGCTCAAGGTCAGACCCGGCCGGAGACCCCAAAACAAGTCGAAGAAGATcacggtggtggtggtggtgatgcTTATAAGTTTAATAGTCGAAGATTCTTAGAAGCAGCAGCAACCGGCACTGGCAAGGCCGGGTATTATGTCTACGAGTGCAAGACTTGCAAGCGGACTTTCCCTTCCTTCCAAGCGCTAGGTGGGCACAGGGCTAGTCACAAGAAGCCCAAGGCCATGGCCGCCGCGGAGGAAAGGGAAAGGTCATCAAAGCAGTTCTTGTTGTCGTCGGATGATGATCAAGAAGCGCAGTCCAAGAAGAATGATCTCATCTCTTCTCTGTCTCTCCAATTGAGTAGTAGTAGTAGAGGCTTGGGCAGCAATAATAACAGGTCTAAGGTACACGAGTGCTCCGTTTGTGGGGCGGAATTCACGTCCGGCCAGGCCTTAGGCGGCCATATGAGACGGCACAGGGCGCCTAATATGGGAACCAATACCACTTTGTCCTTTACTTCTCCATCATTGGCGTTGGAGcctgatcatcatgatcaagaaaccaagaagccaagacaGATGCTTTCCTTGGATTTGGATCTCAACCTTCCGGCCCCAGAAGATGATCATCGAGAACCCAAATTCCCTTTTGCAACAAAACAGCAACAGCAAAAGCAACAGCAACAACCACAACAACAGCAACAACCTCTTGTCTTCTCCGCTCGGACTTTGGTGGATTGTCACTACTAA